In the Halobellus sp. MBLA0158 genome, one interval contains:
- a CDS encoding CaiB/BaiF CoA transferase family protein — MRTDDSLLTDVTVLDLGQAIAAPSAAGLLADFGADVVSVEPPGGSSQREFAKGSPLPNFDRNKRSIALDLKTERGTEALYRLVEAADVVIHNNRPGKMQELGCDYDTLSEINPRLIYCSLTGYGESGPYKDRPGFDPLAQAVSGLMSMTGEPDRKPSRIGASTIDIGTGIYAAYAIMMCLYKRKETGRGQRIETSLIDTAAMFMSQWYTYVSMGEQPPQRQGHTWDAYAPAGVFETHTDPIYMSVPFQHLWERLCKAVDRPDWVADPRFETKESRLRNREALHSELDEEFKSYSRSELMDLLLDANVPIAEVNTVEQALHDQHLQERGTIQTIENPNGDEVKAVSPPIRLSEAPATQSSAPPQLGENSREVLRECGYNEDDIESLLAEGVIQIPQ; from the coding sequence ATGAGGACCGATGATAGTCTCTTAACTGATGTCACAGTGCTTGACCTCGGTCAAGCCATTGCAGCACCAAGTGCGGCGGGACTACTAGCAGATTTTGGTGCAGACGTAGTGAGCGTCGAACCCCCTGGCGGTAGTTCGCAGCGAGAGTTTGCGAAAGGCTCGCCACTACCTAACTTCGATCGAAATAAGCGGTCGATCGCGCTGGATCTCAAGACCGAACGAGGGACCGAAGCTCTCTACCGGTTAGTAGAGGCGGCTGATGTCGTCATTCATAACAACCGACCTGGTAAAATGCAGGAGTTGGGGTGTGATTACGACACCCTTTCCGAGATCAATCCTAGGCTGATCTACTGTTCGCTTACAGGTTACGGGGAGTCTGGACCGTATAAAGATCGCCCCGGTTTTGATCCGCTTGCACAGGCAGTTTCTGGATTAATGTCGATGACTGGTGAACCAGACAGGAAACCTTCCCGAATCGGTGCCTCCACAATCGACATCGGCACAGGAATCTATGCTGCGTATGCGATAATGATGTGCCTTTATAAACGGAAAGAAACCGGACGCGGACAGAGAATCGAAACATCACTGATTGATACGGCGGCGATGTTTATGTCACAGTGGTATACGTATGTCAGTATGGGCGAACAGCCCCCTCAGAGACAAGGCCATACCTGGGATGCGTACGCTCCTGCCGGCGTGTTTGAAACGCATACTGATCCGATCTATATGTCCGTTCCATTCCAACATCTCTGGGAACGGCTCTGTAAAGCCGTTGACCGGCCAGATTGGGTAGCAGACCCTCGGTTTGAGACGAAGGAAAGCCGCCTCCGGAATCGCGAAGCTCTCCATTCTGAATTAGACGAAGAGTTCAAATCCTATTCTCGATCTGAACTGATGGATCTTCTCCTCGATGCCAATGTCCCTATTGCAGAAGTGAATACGGTGGAGCAAGCACTCCACGATCAACATCTCCAGGAGCGGGGAACAATACAAACAATAGAGAATCCAAATGGAGATGAGGTAAAGGCGGTTTCACCGCCGATTCGACTTTCTGAGGCTCCAGCAACCCAGTCTTCGGCGCCGCCGCAATTGGGAGAGAATTCACGGGAAGTCCTTCGAGAGTGCGGATACAATGAAGACGATATTGAATCTCTCTTGGCAGAAGGAGTGATTCAAATCCCCCAATGA
- a CDS encoding IclR family transcriptional regulator codes for MNKNPPKNGVNSVINTYTILRALRDEEGATITELAEIVELSPGAIHNHLSTLESVNMVKKRGKKYVIGPECLLFGAHVRNHAPVLQAAKGEIDSLAMETGEIGHIYIEENGRLFILHEIFGENAVSQNYHIKRREKAHDWLHCTASGKSILAEMDESRAEELIQQSSLTEQTENTITNPDELLRELEKIRERGYAYDREEHITGIRSVGTIVKHDDGSIAGSISLSGPTTRLQDEFFEEELPLKVKQVANISEVNLQTGDTFF; via the coding sequence ATGAACAAAAACCCACCGAAGAACGGGGTTAACAGTGTTATTAACACGTACACCATTCTAAGGGCTCTAAGGGATGAAGAAGGAGCTACTATTACTGAACTTGCTGAGATAGTTGAACTCTCCCCAGGGGCAATTCACAATCATCTATCGACACTAGAATCGGTTAATATGGTAAAAAAGCGCGGTAAAAAGTATGTTATTGGGCCTGAATGTCTTTTATTTGGAGCTCACGTACGGAATCACGCTCCGGTCCTTCAAGCTGCAAAAGGAGAGATCGATTCACTGGCGATGGAAACTGGGGAAATAGGACACATATACATTGAAGAAAATGGTCGATTGTTTATCCTTCACGAGATCTTCGGGGAGAATGCAGTTAGCCAAAACTATCATATCAAACGCAGAGAAAAGGCGCATGACTGGTTACACTGCACGGCAAGTGGTAAATCAATTTTAGCTGAGATGGATGAAAGCCGGGCTGAAGAACTCATTCAACAATCGTCACTTACAGAGCAAACTGAAAATACAATTACAAATCCAGACGAGTTGTTAAGAGAACTGGAAAAGATCCGAGAACGGGGGTACGCCTATGACCGGGAGGAACACATTACCGGTATCCGTTCTGTGGGTACCATTGTTAAACACGATGATGGATCAATTGCGGGCTCTATTAGTTTAAGCGGGCCAACAACCAGACTCCAAGACGAATTTTTTGAGGAGGAATTACCTCTGAAGGTGAAGCAGGTAGCAAATATTAGTGAAGTTAATTTACAGACAGGTGACACTTTCTTTTAG
- a CDS encoding DUF7260 family protein: MSVTTTLDKQMFEDIVDAMLNAIQEEIDRTRAEKTAFDNFGSRVDEICDQVSQSGAGVCSAPLDSKDATIIQPQPQTTRSRPNITAEIREAYESTVMSLSYFDEEYGETYSESIREEFGPEIATLLLTAECLTPIAQDTLLTRINEASQQREEFLQGCKRERRSVENVTADLKSIHHSLCSYDQIAINQQDFGNLEAHRNYLRRLEDVCEEVTKERQVDIDRYRTEFEISPNEGDLPQYLYADLAYDYPMLYLCSTVSTELQEIRKQVEDAMTETLE; encoded by the coding sequence ATGTCAGTAACGACTACACTCGATAAGCAAATGTTTGAGGATATTGTAGATGCTATGTTAAACGCGATACAGGAGGAAATAGATCGTACACGCGCGGAAAAAACAGCCTTCGATAATTTCGGTTCCCGCGTGGACGAGATATGTGATCAAGTTAGCCAATCAGGTGCTGGAGTGTGCTCGGCGCCACTTGACTCAAAAGATGCGACCATTATTCAACCGCAACCGCAAACGACTCGAAGTCGCCCAAATATTACTGCAGAGATTAGAGAGGCGTACGAATCTACTGTGATGTCACTTTCATACTTTGATGAAGAGTATGGGGAAACGTATTCCGAATCCATTCGAGAAGAGTTCGGTCCGGAAATCGCTACGCTTCTTCTCACTGCGGAGTGTCTGACCCCAATAGCCCAAGACACATTATTGACGCGTATCAACGAAGCATCACAGCAGCGTGAAGAGTTTCTCCAAGGATGTAAGCGCGAGCGACGTTCGGTGGAAAATGTGACTGCCGATCTGAAATCAATACACCATTCCCTCTGTTCATACGATCAGATTGCCATTAATCAACAAGATTTCGGTAATTTAGAGGCTCACAGGAACTATTTGCGAAGGCTTGAAGATGTGTGTGAGGAAGTTACGAAGGAACGACAAGTCGATATCGACCGTTACCGAACAGAGTTTGAAATATCTCCCAACGAAGGTGACCTTCCGCAGTATCTGTACGCAGATCTTGCATATGATTATCCTATGCTGTATTTGTGTAGCACAGTGAGTACAGAGCTTCAGGAAATCCGCAAACAGGTTGAGGATGCGATGACCGAAACTCTCGAATAA
- a CDS encoding arsenic resistance protein: protein MTTLSKQWIQHNQVAIYAVAVLLAIGVGLGLPGASSMLEPLINPVLAVLLYVTFLEIPFVRIRRAFRNGRFMAAALGMNFVVVPVVVFGLTRFLPQEPVILVGAFMMLLTPCIDYVITFTELAGGDAEQITAATPALMLIQLLLLPLYLWLFMGQQVAEFIEAGPFIEAFIVIIALPLTLAWATEYWAEHSSRGAQWQATMGWLPVPMMGATLFVVIASQLPRVQDSIGQIASVVPVYVAFLVIMPLLGRFVAGVLGMEAGESRALVFTSITRNSLVILPLALALPSGYALAPAVVVTQTLVELTGMVVLTRVVPAWLVPEAPNQLLDLDVTR, encoded by the coding sequence ATGACCACACTCTCGAAACAGTGGATTCAGCACAATCAGGTCGCCATCTACGCTGTCGCCGTTCTCCTCGCGATTGGGGTCGGGCTCGGGCTCCCCGGTGCGAGTTCGATGCTGGAACCGCTCATCAATCCGGTGTTGGCTGTCTTGCTGTACGTCACGTTCCTTGAGATACCGTTCGTCCGGATCCGGAGAGCATTCCGAAACGGACGGTTTATGGCGGCTGCGCTGGGTATGAACTTCGTGGTCGTGCCGGTCGTCGTGTTCGGCCTCACGCGGTTCCTTCCGCAGGAGCCGGTAATTCTCGTCGGCGCGTTTATGATGTTGTTGACGCCGTGTATCGACTACGTCATCACGTTCACCGAACTCGCGGGCGGTGACGCCGAACAGATCACGGCCGCGACGCCGGCGCTGATGCTCATCCAGCTGTTGTTGCTCCCCCTGTACCTCTGGCTGTTTATGGGTCAGCAGGTGGCCGAGTTTATCGAGGCCGGGCCGTTCATCGAGGCGTTCATCGTCATCATCGCGCTGCCACTGACGCTCGCGTGGGCGACCGAATACTGGGCGGAGCACTCCAGCCGCGGCGCACAGTGGCAGGCCACGATGGGGTGGTTGCCGGTCCCGATGATGGGGGCGACGCTGTTCGTCGTCATCGCCTCCCAGCTGCCGCGCGTGCAGGACTCGATCGGACAGATCGCGTCGGTTGTCCCCGTCTACGTCGCGTTCTTGGTCATTATGCCGCTCCTCGGTCGATTCGTGGCGGGAGTGCTCGGGATGGAAGCTGGCGAGAGCCGGGCGCTCGTGTTCACCTCCATCACCCGGAACTCGCTGGTCATTCTTCCGCTGGCACTCGCGTTGCCGTCGGGCTATGCGCTCGCACCAGCGGTCGTGGTCACCCAGACGCTCGTCGAACTAACGGGGATGGTCGTCCTCACGCGAGTCGTCCCGGCGTGGTTAGTGCCGGAAGCTCCCAATCAGCTCCTTGATCTTGATGTTACAAGGTGA
- a CDS encoding ArdC-like ssDNA-binding domain-containing protein: MSTTRDSSVSFDQTDTRSDEMNSTIEQWIDDLVAGVDNAQTSEEFQEWLDVQSRFHDYSYRNTLLIKRQYPEATRVAGYRTWQEEFDRHVQEGESAIWIWAPIITKQCPECENSPSYHEDSDCEYDETPPEEWSEGLVGFKPAPVFDVSQTEGEPLPDLDTEATGDAGDLVGRLTGAADELGVTVRIVPEAEWTHGEAKGICEQLSLVDMQPRVEVRDRENEADLARTLIHEYAHALLHFDVDDDTERSKREVEAEAVAYVVGRYCGLDTSGSAFYLAAWESDDPEIVRDRLDRISSTAEELIDVLEDGA; encoded by the coding sequence ATGTCTACGACCAGAGACTCGTCGGTCTCCTTCGACCAGACCGACACGCGATCAGACGAGATGAACAGTACGATCGAACAGTGGATCGACGACCTCGTCGCCGGCGTCGACAACGCGCAGACTAGTGAGGAGTTCCAGGAGTGGCTAGACGTCCAGAGCCGCTTCCACGACTACTCGTATCGGAACACGCTCCTCATCAAGCGCCAGTACCCGGAGGCAACCCGGGTGGCGGGCTACCGGACGTGGCAGGAGGAGTTCGACCGGCACGTCCAGGAGGGGGAGTCGGCCATCTGGATCTGGGCGCCGATCATCACCAAGCAATGTCCAGAGTGCGAGAACTCGCCAAGCTACCACGAGGACAGCGACTGTGAGTACGACGAGACACCGCCCGAAGAGTGGTCCGAGGGCCTCGTCGGGTTCAAGCCCGCGCCGGTGTTCGACGTCTCTCAGACCGAAGGCGAACCGCTTCCTGACCTCGACACGGAAGCCACCGGGGACGCCGGCGACCTCGTCGGTCGGCTGACTGGAGCCGCCGACGAACTTGGCGTGACGGTTCGGATCGTTCCGGAAGCGGAGTGGACGCACGGCGAGGCGAAAGGCATCTGCGAGCAGCTGAGCCTCGTCGATATGCAACCGCGTGTCGAGGTACGTGATCGGGAGAACGAGGCCGACCTTGCGCGGACGTTGATCCACGAGTACGCCCACGCCCTGCTTCACTTCGACGTCGACGACGACACCGAGCGGTCGAAACGCGAAGTCGAGGCCGAAGCCGTCGCGTACGTCGTCGGGCGGTACTGTGGGTTAGATACCAGCGGGTCGGCGTTCTACTTGGCTGCGTGGGAGTCGGACGATCCCGAGATCGTTCGCGACCGTCTCGACCGGATCAGTTCCACAGCAGAAGAACTCATCGACGTGCTCGAAGACGGCGCTTGA
- a CDS encoding type IV toxin-antitoxin system AbiEi family antitoxin domain-containing protein → MSAIEQTQNIRQGLSTRESRLLARLAGAGHQIISVDDIETTLEVPPNTAREIASRLTEKGWLDRLFPGTYLIIPLTAGEEGMYTTHEYLIAAHVAEPMYIGYYSALSHHGLTEQVPRTVYVVTPSRAQSREIHGVPYRVTTVTERKFFGVEPTSIEGTTVQVSDLEKTLVDCADHPEFSGGLPELATAMRTADERGCDWLTVGEYLERLDNGAATKRIVYLADQLGIDLPAREELVASFTSGYSPLDPTRPDTGSTDSTYRLRINVEPATLEPTES, encoded by the coding sequence ATGAGTGCCATAGAACAAACGCAAAATATACGCCAGGGGCTCTCGACTCGAGAAAGTCGACTCCTTGCACGACTCGCTGGCGCGGGTCACCAGATCATCTCCGTCGACGACATCGAGACGACGCTGGAGGTCCCCCCAAACACCGCCCGCGAGATCGCCTCCCGGCTCACCGAGAAGGGCTGGCTCGACCGGCTCTTCCCGGGCACGTATCTCATCATTCCACTCACTGCCGGCGAGGAAGGCATGTACACGACCCACGAGTACCTCATCGCCGCCCACGTCGCCGAGCCGATGTACATCGGCTACTACAGCGCTCTCAGCCACCACGGACTGACCGAACAGGTCCCACGGACGGTGTACGTCGTCACGCCGAGCCGAGCGCAAAGCCGAGAGATCCACGGCGTCCCATACCGCGTCACGACAGTCACCGAGCGGAAATTCTTCGGCGTTGAGCCGACATCGATCGAGGGCACGACCGTGCAGGTCAGTGACCTGGAGAAGACGCTGGTCGACTGTGCGGACCACCCCGAGTTCAGCGGTGGCCTTCCGGAACTCGCAACCGCGATGCGTACTGCCGACGAACGGGGTTGTGACTGGCTCACTGTCGGCGAGTACCTCGAACGCCTCGACAACGGCGCTGCGACTAAGCGGATCGTCTACCTCGCCGACCAGCTCGGAATCGACCTCCCCGCTCGCGAGGAGCTCGTCGCGTCGTTCACGAGTGGCTATTCCCCACTGGACCCGACCCGGCCCGACACCGGATCGACCGACAGCACATATCGCCTCCGGATCAACGTCGAGCCAGCCACGCTGGAGCCGACGGAGTCCTGA
- a CDS encoding nucleotidyl transferase AbiEii/AbiGii toxin family protein, whose product MISQDRLRILARELGVRQGYAEKNYVNSWLLWCIFTSDYGDNLLFKGGTALSKLYFPQSWRFSEDLDFGVGGEYQGSQQELRAVLDTIADRSGIEFEIREHHESQQDHYPTHYVDISIQYRAVLNHPNTTSIDVMVDEHVAFDPVQHTHAYEDVPEFDLQAYSVEEIFAEKLRAIYQRGAARDYYDLYQLLETDSVAINFADVGPAFDAKCKHDGLTVDLNDGLPDEQQETIRHQWETTLPDLTGDPPAFEMVWEQLDTAISRQGSS is encoded by the coding sequence ATGATCAGCCAGGACCGGCTCCGGATTCTCGCTCGCGAACTGGGCGTTCGGCAAGGGTACGCCGAAAAGAACTACGTCAACTCGTGGCTCCTCTGGTGCATCTTTACGAGCGACTACGGCGACAACCTCCTGTTCAAAGGCGGGACCGCGCTGTCCAAGCTGTATTTTCCGCAGTCGTGGCGGTTCTCGGAAGACCTTGATTTTGGCGTCGGAGGGGAGTACCAGGGGTCCCAACAGGAGCTCCGAGCGGTCCTCGATACGATTGCCGACCGCTCTGGCATCGAATTCGAGATTCGAGAGCATCACGAATCTCAGCAAGACCACTACCCGACCCACTACGTCGACATCAGCATTCAGTATCGCGCCGTCCTTAACCACCCCAACACGACCAGCATCGACGTGATGGTCGACGAGCACGTCGCCTTCGACCCTGTTCAGCACACGCACGCGTACGAAGACGTGCCCGAGTTCGACCTCCAGGCGTACAGCGTCGAGGAGATCTTCGCCGAAAAACTCCGAGCGATCTACCAGCGCGGGGCCGCCCGTGACTACTACGACCTCTATCAGCTGCTCGAAACCGATTCGGTCGCGATCAACTTTGCAGACGTGGGGCCCGCCTTCGACGCGAAGTGCAAACACGATGGGCTCACCGTTGATCTGAACGACGGACTCCCGGACGAACAACAAGAAACGATCCGCCACCAGTGGGAGACCACGCTGCCGGATCTAACCGGTGATCCGCCGGCGTTCGAGATGGTCTGGGAGCAGTTGGACACGGCGATCTCCCGACAGGGATCGTCGTAG
- a CDS encoding ABC transporter permease has protein sequence MDLVNNYSISYGDVVDFLTSIYSIALFIVLWEIIGQFGLIHYYFLPPISDILLELYELTVSGVMVHHAYLTVKRAIIGLIIACILGIVVGVLTARIRVMEWFWNPVIEIGYPVPIIALIPVFLFWFGSGDVSKVILVIVGCFWPVAINARNATRDIDKNIIWSAKMMGTSDRELIRRVVIPAAAPGIISGVQIALPLSLIITFVFEMTAGGGGLGFLEISGVRDFNSTQTYASLIVMMIIGFVFDRCLVLARSKILNWA, from the coding sequence ATGGATTTAGTCAATAACTATTCTATTAGTTATGGCGATGTGGTTGATTTCCTAACATCCATCTATTCAATTGCACTCTTTATTGTTCTCTGGGAAATCATCGGACAGTTTGGATTGATTCATTATTATTTCCTCCCCCCGATTTCTGATATTCTTCTCGAATTGTATGAACTTACAGTCTCCGGGGTTATGGTGCATCATGCCTACCTAACAGTTAAGAGAGCAATTATCGGTTTGATAATTGCCTGTATACTAGGTATTGTTGTTGGAGTATTGACCGCCCGAATTCGGGTTATGGAGTGGTTTTGGAATCCTGTTATTGAAATTGGCTATCCCGTTCCGATTATCGCATTGATCCCAGTATTTCTCTTCTGGTTTGGCTCTGGGGATGTTTCAAAGGTTATTCTTGTTATTGTTGGCTGTTTCTGGCCTGTAGCAATCAACGCCCGTAACGCAACCCGAGATATAGACAAAAATATCATCTGGTCGGCAAAAATGATGGGTACGTCAGATCGGGAACTAATCCGTAGGGTTGTGATTCCAGCGGCAGCACCTGGAATTATTTCCGGAGTTCAGATTGCACTTCCATTATCGCTTATTATTACATTTGTCTTCGAGATGACGGCAGGCGGAGGTGGTCTTGGCTTCCTTGAAATATCGGGGGTCAGAGATTTTAACTCCACTCAAACCTACGCAAGTCTAATCGTGATGATGATAATTGGATTTGTATTCGATCGGTGCCTTGTACTCGCTCGTTCCAAAATTCTTAATTGGGCTTGA
- a CDS encoding ABC transporter permease has product MSYENPQLNQLKRALPDPIRNLCWFIFKWIPIAIVAGFWEIISGSVVSSEILPPFSDVVLATWDITITGQIVPHIQVSLFRVASGLALSVTVAVLLGIGMARVQAIENFFEIPLALIYPLPKIALVPLAILWLGVGTATSVVIVFLACLLPIVLNTYNAAQNVDQNLIWSAQMMGMESWKIPLKVVVPATIPSILTGIRQAIPIAFISLVGAELVASNRGVGFEILRHGQIGNYTSMFAVIVVISLIAFFSVRLYELGERRLVQWI; this is encoded by the coding sequence ATGTCATACGAGAATCCTCAACTTAACCAGTTAAAAAGAGCACTCCCGGATCCGATTCGGAATCTTTGCTGGTTCATTTTTAAGTGGATACCAATAGCAATTGTCGCCGGATTTTGGGAGATAATAAGTGGGTCTGTTGTCTCAAGTGAAATTCTACCACCTTTTTCAGATGTGGTTCTGGCTACCTGGGATATTACCATTACGGGACAGATAGTACCACATATCCAGGTTTCTCTTTTCCGAGTCGCTTCTGGCCTAGCCCTAAGTGTTACAGTAGCTGTATTACTCGGGATCGGTATGGCTAGGGTACAGGCTATTGAGAACTTCTTTGAGATCCCTCTAGCACTAATCTATCCTCTCCCAAAAATAGCGCTAGTTCCCTTAGCGATTCTATGGCTTGGAGTTGGAACAGCAACATCAGTAGTGATTGTGTTCTTAGCCTGTCTACTACCAATTGTGCTAAATACATACAATGCTGCCCAAAACGTAGATCAGAATTTGATTTGGTCGGCACAAATGATGGGAATGGAATCTTGGAAAATACCTCTGAAAGTTGTAGTTCCGGCCACAATTCCAAGTATTCTAACTGGTATACGTCAGGCTATCCCAATCGCGTTCATCTCACTTGTTGGTGCAGAGCTTGTAGCATCAAACAGAGGCGTTGGTTTCGAGATTCTTCGACACGGACAAATTGGTAATTACACCTCTATGTTCGCCGTAATTGTCGTGATCTCACTTATCGCATTCTTCTCGGTACGTTTGTACGAATTGGGTGAACGGAGGTTAGTACAATGGATTTAG
- a CDS encoding ABC transporter ATP-binding protein, which translates to MVEGKVTISDLDKVYGTGAERTKAIDNLSHEVPSGEFLSVVGPSGCGKSTLLYLIAGFLDESEGTITVDGDPISGPGTDRGVVFQDYALFPWRTVMGNVTYGLEQKGMNKEEQQTRAQRFIDMMDLDGFEDKYPKELSGGMKQRVSLARTLAYDPKILLMDEPFGALDQPLRELLQEQLLDIWRDLNKTVIFITHDVEEAVYLSERVMVMTRHPGTKKESFEIDLDRSKSREDVIISDEYTDMKNKVWKSLREETNHNREI; encoded by the coding sequence ATGGTAGAAGGAAAAGTCACAATTTCAGATCTCGATAAAGTGTATGGCACAGGTGCTGAACGAACGAAAGCAATTGACAATCTTTCTCACGAGGTCCCTAGCGGTGAATTTCTAAGCGTTGTGGGACCGAGTGGTTGCGGGAAGAGTACATTATTATATCTTATCGCAGGGTTCCTTGACGAGAGTGAGGGTACAATCACAGTCGATGGTGATCCAATTAGCGGGCCTGGAACCGACCGTGGAGTTGTCTTTCAGGACTATGCATTGTTTCCGTGGCGAACAGTTATGGGTAATGTCACCTATGGGCTCGAGCAAAAAGGGATGAATAAAGAAGAACAGCAGACGAGAGCCCAACGGTTCATAGATATGATGGATCTCGATGGGTTTGAGGATAAATACCCAAAAGAACTCTCAGGAGGGATGAAACAACGTGTCTCGCTTGCTAGAACGCTAGCATACGATCCGAAAATTCTCCTGATGGATGAACCATTCGGAGCGCTTGATCAACCACTTCGAGAGTTGCTACAGGAACAACTACTTGATATATGGCGGGATCTCAACAAGACAGTAATATTCATCACACATGACGTCGAGGAGGCTGTTTACCTCTCTGAACGGGTTATGGTTATGACTCGCCACCCCGGAACTAAGAAAGAGAGTTTTGAGATCGACCTTGATCGATCCAAAAGCCGTGAAGACGTTATTATATCCGATGAATATACAGATATGAAAAATAAGGTATGGAAATCACTTCGCGAAGAAACTAATCACAATCGTGAGATCTAA
- a CDS encoding IS1595 family transposase: MFPFELLNSEASAANLLQQVRWRDGLYCPRCRSASVIKHGSYREYQRYLCKDCDRTFNPKTGTIFAHAKIGLDKLLFAFYALLRFNTSIRQLDAEIDVSYRSLRRRVEQFARTLDAPAIDLVGPVEIDEVYVTAGLKGRERDQESRSRGLSKRGRGSYVEDKPPVFTLVDRGSGQRYVVPAKSADESTVRLLLADRQQESLTVYTDGFRAYDPLEDDENYQRKAVIHSDGEYVDGDAHVNTCESHASLMRRWLSPHRGVSKDKLTPYLRAFRLRCRILRKPGREALKEIVRTIL; the protein is encoded by the coding sequence ATGTTCCCGTTTGAGTTGCTGAACTCAGAGGCGAGCGCCGCGAACCTGCTCCAGCAGGTTCGCTGGCGCGACGGCCTCTACTGCCCGCGCTGCCGGTCTGCGTCAGTGATCAAACACGGCAGCTATCGAGAGTATCAACGGTATCTCTGTAAGGATTGCGACCGCACGTTCAACCCCAAGACCGGCACGATCTTCGCGCACGCGAAGATCGGCCTTGACAAACTCTTGTTCGCGTTCTACGCGTTACTCCGATTCAACACGAGTATCCGCCAGCTAGACGCTGAAATCGACGTCTCCTATCGGTCGCTCCGGCGGCGCGTCGAGCAGTTCGCCAGAACGCTCGACGCGCCAGCCATCGATCTTGTTGGCCCGGTCGAAATCGACGAAGTCTACGTAACTGCGGGACTGAAAGGCCGCGAGCGCGACCAGGAGTCGCGCTCGCGTGGTCTCTCGAAGCGTGGTCGTGGAAGCTACGTTGAGGACAAACCACCGGTGTTCACACTCGTTGATCGTGGCAGCGGTCAGCGATACGTCGTGCCAGCGAAATCCGCTGACGAATCGACCGTGCGACTCCTGCTGGCCGACCGCCAGCAGGAGTCGCTCACCGTCTACACTGACGGATTTCGAGCGTACGATCCGCTCGAAGATGACGAGAATTACCAGCGAAAAGCAGTGATTCACAGCGATGGTGAATACGTCGACGGAGACGCGCACGTGAATACCTGCGAGAGCCACGCGTCGCTGATGCGACGGTGGCTCTCGCCGCACCGAGGCGTCTCAAAAGATAAGCTCACGCCATATCTCAGAGCTTTCCGACTGCGCTGCCGAATCTTACGTAAACCTGGTCGAGAAGCTCTCAAAGAAATCGTCCGAACCATTCTCTGA